Proteins co-encoded in one Corylus avellana chromosome ca9, CavTom2PMs-1.0 genomic window:
- the LOC132162077 gene encoding putative SWI/SNF-related matrix-associated actin-dependent regulator of chromatin subfamily A member 3-like 1: MEDEDPVSLFLSLDNWQESQADPDELSLSQDSPPQSPSETYLLGFIIANIVGIQYYSGTISGREMVGLVREPLNPHDSNAIKVLNTRTVQVGHIERSVAAVLAPLIDAHTILVEGIVPNTRASGNRVKIPCQIHVFSRIEASEAVKSAISGAGLHLISDSDASFTLSEAMVVKEQKKGGKEGKSLDEIFKLVDENVSKKGALEPLEPPKDVIKSELFVHQKEGLGWLVHRENSDELPPFWEEKDGSYVNVLTNYHTNVRPEPLRGGVFADDMGLGKTLTLLSLIAFDKCGSALASAMHSASLEVEKSDEMGEESGKKGKKGRSSKKGALSRKKRKIGDVRLDGNVKGKSVSLCDKSFCDFGSKTTLIVCPPSVFSTWITQLEEHIWPRKLKVYMYYGNRTNDVGELKKYDIVLTTYSTLATEYRCSESPMKKIEWWRVILDEAHLIKNVNAQQSRAVTDLMAKRRWVVTGTPIQNGSFDLFSLMAFLRFEPFSIRSYWQSLVQRPLAQGNQKGLSRLQVLMATISLRRTKEKGLIGLPPKIIETCYVELSREERELYDKMEGEAKSAFRYYINAGNMMRNYSAVLSILLRLRQICIDLALCPSDLKSLLPSQNIEDVSNNPELLKKMVEVLQDGEDFDCPICISPPTNIIITRCAHIFCQACILKTLHHKPRCPLCRGPLTQCDLFSAPPETSDNDDTGVPSSKTTTSSKVSALLKFLIESRDQNPATKSVVFSQFRKMLLLLEKPLKAAGFKILRLDGSMNAKRRTQVIEEFGVPGQDGPTVLLASLKASGTGINLTAASRVYLLEPWWNPAVEDQAMDRVHRIGQKENVKIVRLIARNSIEERIVELQERKKQLAREAFGGRGPKDRREIGLDDLRALMSL, encoded by the exons ATGGAAGATGAAGACCCAGTAAGCCTTTTTTTGAGTCTTGACAACTGGCAGGAGTCCCAAGCCGACCCAGATGAGCTTTCGCTCTCCCAGGACTCGCCGCCGCAATCTCCCTCCGAGACTTACCTGTTGGGATTTATAATCGCGAATATAGTCGGAATCCAGTACTACTCCGGCACCATCAGCGGTCGGGAAATGGTGGGTCTGGTCCGGGAACCCCTCAATCCGCACGACTCGAACGCCATCAAGGTCCTCAACACCCGAACCGTCCAAGTCGGACACATCGAGCGCTCTGTGGCGGCGGTCCTGGCGCCGTTGATAGACGCTCATACCATTCTCGTCGAAGGCATTGTGCCCAATACTCGTGCCTCGGGAAACAGGGTCAAGATTCCTTGTCAAATTCATGTGTTTTCGAGAATTGAGGCATCTGAGGCAGTTAAATCGGCGATTTCGGGAGCTGGGTTGCACTTGATTTCGGATTCAGACGCGTCGTTTACGCTGTCCGAGGCCATGGTGGTGAAGGAGCAGAAGAAGGGTGGGAAGGAAGGCAAGAGTCTGGATGAGATTTTCAAGCTTGTTGATGAGAATGTAAGCAAGAAAGGTGCGTTGGAACCGTTGGAGCCGCCGAAAGATGTGATCAAATCGGAGCTCTTTGTGCATCAGAAGGAGGGGTTGGGATGGTTGGTTCACAGAGAGAACTCGGACGAATTGCCGCCTTTTTGGGAGGAGAAAGATGGGTCTTATGTCAATGTTTTAACCAATTACCATACGAATGTGCGGCCGGAGCCTTTGCGAGGTGGGGTTTTTGCGGATGATATGGGTTTAGGTAAGACTCTAACTTTGCTCTCTTTGATTGCTTTTGATAAATGCGGTAGTGCTCTTGCTTCTGCAATGCATAGCGCTAGTTTAGAGGTAGAAAAGTCTGATGAAATGGGTGAGGAGAGTGGTAAGAAGGGTAAGAAGGGAAGAAGTAGCAAGAAGGGTGCCCTATCCCggaaaaaacgaaaaattgGTGATGTGAGATTGGATGGCAATGTGAAAGGAAAATCTGTTAGTCTTTGTGATAAGTCTTTCTGTGATTTTGGCAGCAAGACAACTTTAATTGTGTGCCCGCCTTCTGTGTTTTCAACATGGATAACGCAGCTAGAAGAGCATATTTGGCCCCGAAAGTTGAAGGTGTACATGTATTATGGGAATCGGACAAATGATGTTGGGGAGCTCAAAAAGTATGATATAGTATTAACTACATATAGTACTCTGGCTACTGAATATCGTTGTTCGGAATCCCCTATGAAGAAGATTGAGTGGTGGCGGGTCATTTTGGATGAGGCACACTTGATAAAGAATGTAAATGCTCAACAAAGTCGAGCTGTCACTGATTTGATGGCCAAGAGAAGGTGGGTTGTTACGGGAACGCCCATTCAGAATGGCtcatttgatttgttttctttgatggCATTCTTGCGGTTTGAGCCATTTTCAATCAGGAGTTACTGGCAAAGCTTGGTACAGCGTCCACTTGCTCAGGGAAACCAGAAGGGGCTCTCACGTCTGCAG GTTCTAATGGCAACTATTTCTTTgcgaagaacaaaagaaaagggattgATTGGGTTGCCACCTAAAATTATAGAGACTTGTTATGTGGAACTTTCTAGAGAAGAACGTGAACTGTATGATAAGATGGAAGGGGAAGCTAAGAGTGCTTTCCGGTATTATATCAATGCTGGTAATATGATGCGCAACTACTCAGCTGTACTAAGTATACTCCTCCGACTTCGCCAGATATGTATTGATTTGGCCTTGTGCCCTTCAGATCTCAAATCACTACTCCCTTCTCAGAATATTGAAG ATGTATCCAATAATCCGGAGTTGCTGAAAAAGATGGTTGAGGTGCTGCAAGATGGTGAAGATTTTGACTGTCCAATATGCATTTCACCACCAactaatattattattacacGTTGTGCCCATATTTTTTGCCAAGCCTGTATTTTGAAAACCCTACATCACAAACCCCGCTGCCCCCTTTGTCGGGGTCCTTTGACACAGTGTGACCTGTTCTCAGCCCCTCCGGAAACTTCTGATAATGATGACACTGGAGTACCCTCTTCAAAAACAACCACATCTTCCAAAGTCTCTGCTcttctaaaatttctcataGAGTCTAGGGATCAAAACCCAGCTACAAAATCAGTAGTATTTTCACAGTTCCGTAAGATGTTGTTATTACTTGAAAAGCCCCTAAAAGCTGCTGGTTTCAAGATTTTGCGCTTAGATGGGTCAATGAATGCAAAGCGAAGGACTCAAGTAATTGAAGAATTCGGTGTCCCCGGACAAGATGGACCCACAGTTTTGCTTGCAAGTCTTAAGGCTTCAGGAACAGGCATAAACCTCACTGCAGCTTCTAGAGTCTACTTGTTGGAGCCATGGTGGAACCCAGCAGTTGAGGATCAGGCAATGGATCGTGTCCACCGGATTGGGCAGAAGGAGAATGTGAAGATTGTGAGGTTGATTGCTCGAAATAGCATCGAAGAGAGGATAGTAGAGTTGCAGGAGAGGAAGAAGCAACTTGCAAGGGAAGCTTTTGGAGGTAGGGGCCCAAAGGATAGGAGGGAGATTGGTTTAGATGATCTCCGTGCCCTCATGTCGCTGTAA